One Tumebacillus sp. BK434 genomic window carries:
- a CDS encoding GNAT family N-acetyltransferase, which produces MISFRPLLESDLPLLQSWLNLPHVKAAFSGPQGMTMEEVRQKYMPRIAGHEPTRPFLFLQGGVPVGYIQTYLWRDHPAYSSALQLTAESASLDLFIGEESAQGHGLGPQVLQAFLTEVIFADPAVQSCVITPLASNARACRAYEKAGFVHKRTLVHPDEPEPVQLMELLRPDAKLRA; this is translated from the coding sequence GTGATCTCCTTTCGCCCGCTTCTGGAATCCGACCTGCCCCTGCTCCAGAGCTGGCTGAACCTGCCGCATGTCAAAGCGGCGTTCAGCGGTCCGCAGGGCATGACGATGGAAGAAGTCCGCCAGAAATACATGCCCCGCATCGCGGGGCACGAACCGACGCGTCCGTTTCTGTTCTTGCAGGGCGGCGTGCCGGTCGGATACATACAGACCTATCTGTGGCGGGACCATCCTGCCTACAGCTCTGCGCTGCAGTTGACTGCCGAGTCGGCCAGCCTCGATCTGTTTATCGGCGAGGAGTCCGCGCAAGGCCATGGACTCGGCCCGCAGGTGCTGCAGGCGTTTCTGACCGAGGTGATCTTTGCCGATCCCGCGGTGCAGAGCTGCGTGATCACCCCGCTCGCCAGCAATGCCCGCGCCTGCCGCGCGTATGAAAAGGCCGGCTTTGTGCACAAGCGCACGCTTGTGCATCCAGACGAGCCTGAACCCGTGCAGCTCATGGAGCTGTTGCGACCAGACGCCAAGCTCCGAGCTTGA
- a CDS encoding acetate kinase, producing MNVLVLNCGSSSLKYQLFAMPEEDVLIKGSVERIGSEEGVHAYKTDDREGSATSPILDHREALRQVLVTLTDQEVGVLDSAEEIAAVGHRVVHGGESFSSSILITADVKRAIADTIELAPLHNPANLLGIEAMEDVLPGVPQVAVFDTAFHQTMPQEHYLYPVPYVLYQRHKVRRYGFHGTSHRYVSSRVPALVGRDLSALNVISCHIGNGASLAAIERGRSIDTSMGMTPLEGVMMGTRSGDIDPSLHEFVMEKEGLSFDELTSMLNKHSGLFGVSGLSGDMRAVAEARAKGSARAALAFAMYEYRIRKYIGAYAAAMNGVDVILFTAGVGENSPLLRSLICAKLTYLGVELDNEVNEKGQGERLISTPASKVSVCVIPTNEELMIARDTNVLVTGLQAKAEF from the coding sequence ATGAATGTGCTCGTGCTGAACTGCGGGAGTTCGTCTCTGAAATACCAGCTGTTTGCGATGCCGGAGGAAGACGTGCTGATCAAAGGATCGGTGGAGAGGATCGGGAGCGAGGAAGGGGTACACGCTTACAAGACGGACGACAGGGAAGGCAGCGCGACCTCGCCGATCCTCGACCATCGCGAGGCGCTGCGCCAAGTGCTGGTGACCTTGACCGACCAAGAGGTCGGCGTGCTGGATTCGGCAGAGGAGATCGCAGCGGTCGGGCACCGCGTCGTGCACGGCGGGGAGTCATTCTCGTCGTCGATCCTGATCACCGCCGATGTGAAGCGGGCGATCGCCGACACGATCGAGCTCGCTCCGCTGCACAATCCGGCCAACCTGCTGGGGATTGAGGCGATGGAGGACGTGCTGCCGGGCGTGCCGCAGGTGGCGGTGTTCGACACGGCGTTTCACCAGACGATGCCGCAGGAGCACTATCTGTATCCGGTGCCGTATGTGCTGTACCAGCGGCACAAGGTGCGCCGCTACGGCTTCCACGGCACGTCGCACCGCTATGTCAGCTCGCGGGTGCCGGCGCTGGTCGGACGCGATCTGTCGGCGCTGAACGTGATCTCCTGCCACATCGGCAACGGGGCGAGTCTGGCTGCGATCGAGCGGGGACGTTCGATCGACACGAGCATGGGGATGACGCCGCTGGAAGGTGTGATGATGGGCACGCGAAGCGGGGACATCGATCCCAGCCTGCATGAGTTCGTGATGGAAAAGGAGGGGCTGAGCTTCGATGAGCTGACCTCGATGCTGAACAAGCACAGCGGCCTGTTTGGCGTGTCGGGCTTGTCGGGGGATATGCGCGCAGTGGCGGAGGCGCGGGCGAAGGGCAGCGCGCGGGCGGCGCTGGCGTTTGCGATGTATGAGTACCGCATCCGCAAATACATCGGGGCATACGCGGCGGCGATGAACGGCGTCGACGTGATCTTGTTCACCGCCGGCGTCGGGGAAAATTCGCCGCTGCTGCGCTCGCTGATCTGTGCGAAGCTGACCTACCTCGGCGTCGAGCTCGACAACGAAGTCAACGAAAAAGGTCAAGGGGAGCGACTGATCTCCACTCCGGCCTCGAAAGTCAGCGTCTGTGTCATTCCGACCAACGAAGAGCTGATGATCGCCCGCGACACCAATGTCCTGGTCACGGGGTTGCAGGCGAAAGCAGAATTCTGA
- a CDS encoding 3-hydroxyacyl-CoA dehydrogenase NAD-binding domain-containing protein codes for MNIQHVGIIGAGTMGQGIAQAIAGKGLEVVLLDQTQAELEQAKQGLELALDRRLTRWGITEAEKKVTLSRILLTTDANELQGCELVIECVWEQLEAKSEALQLAEAVVGPDAILVSNTSTLSLTEIAAQTERPERVIGLHFHYPPERRELVEVVRGLKTSEATFQAAFQFVKELGKTAIQVYESPGYVTSRLMLPLINEAAAIVAEGVASERDVDTAMKVGYGFSYGPLEIADLFGLDSVVDMLEGLYFETADPRYRPAAYLRKLVRAGHLGIKARQGFYRYDEAGEVRV; via the coding sequence ATGAACATTCAACATGTTGGAATCATCGGAGCCGGTACGATGGGACAGGGGATCGCGCAGGCGATCGCAGGCAAGGGGCTGGAGGTGGTGCTGCTCGACCAGACACAGGCGGAGCTCGAGCAGGCCAAACAAGGGCTGGAACTGGCGCTCGACCGCCGGTTGACCAGATGGGGGATCACGGAAGCGGAGAAAAAAGTGACCTTGTCGCGGATTCTGCTCACCACCGATGCGAACGAACTGCAAGGGTGCGAGCTGGTGATCGAGTGCGTGTGGGAGCAGCTGGAGGCGAAAAGCGAAGCGCTGCAGCTGGCCGAAGCGGTGGTCGGGCCGGATGCGATCCTCGTCAGCAACACGTCGACGTTGTCCCTGACGGAAATCGCTGCGCAGACGGAGCGTCCGGAGCGGGTGATCGGCCTGCATTTTCATTATCCGCCGGAGCGGCGCGAACTGGTCGAAGTGGTGCGCGGGCTGAAGACGTCAGAAGCGACGTTTCAAGCGGCCTTCCAGTTTGTGAAGGAGCTGGGCAAGACGGCGATTCAAGTTTACGAGTCGCCAGGTTATGTCACCAGCCGGCTGATGCTGCCTTTGATCAACGAAGCGGCGGCGATCGTGGCGGAAGGCGTGGCGAGCGAACGGGATGTCGATACGGCGATGAAAGTCGGCTACGGCTTCAGCTACGGGCCGCTGGAGATCGCCGATCTGTTCGGTCTGGATTCGGTGGTGGACATGCTGGAAGGGCTGTATTTTGAGACGGCCGATCCGCGCTACCGCCCGGCCGCCTATCTGCGCAAGCTGGTGCGGGCCGGACATCTGGGGATCAAAGCTCGGCAGGGGTTTTACCGCTATGACGAGGCCGGGGAGGTGCGGGTATGA
- a CDS encoding SRPBCC family protein encodes MNNRYEAGTRVIERSLVLAATTNEVYMMLSQPSEIARWFSHRASRAGDVLTLVWEFPQRTVQIPCLVVEENPGYDLVLRWESEFAGHDTVVHFSLQSEAGGTRLVLTETGFGDGPDWDRAIARQSDGWDEALDTLQHVTGRGKARSIIKETVVPYPAKRVYRAFTEVQQLRRWLARDAFLDPRQGGSYWLRDDFPTDGTGYVVELVPGRRIRLSWRWYLTDLPPTSVRIELKETNGETRVNLEHDGFGHGPEWDQEYQEHEEGWSNLMGFLWNHLYSDEPSKV; translated from the coding sequence ATGAACAATCGCTATGAAGCCGGAACGCGGGTCATCGAGCGGAGCCTGGTCTTGGCGGCGACGACGAACGAAGTGTATATGATGCTCTCTCAGCCGTCGGAGATCGCCCGCTGGTTCTCACACCGTGCATCGCGGGCAGGCGATGTGTTGACGCTGGTCTGGGAGTTCCCGCAGCGGACGGTGCAGATCCCGTGTCTGGTCGTAGAAGAGAATCCGGGCTATGATCTGGTGCTTCGCTGGGAAAGCGAGTTCGCCGGGCATGATACGGTGGTACATTTCTCCTTGCAGAGTGAAGCGGGCGGCACGCGGCTGGTGCTGACGGAGACCGGTTTTGGCGACGGGCCGGACTGGGACCGGGCGATCGCCAGGCAAAGCGACGGCTGGGATGAAGCGCTCGACACGCTGCAGCACGTCACCGGCCGGGGCAAAGCGCGCTCGATCATCAAGGAGACGGTGGTGCCCTATCCGGCAAAGCGGGTGTATCGGGCGTTTACGGAGGTGCAGCAGCTGAGGAGATGGCTGGCCCGGGATGCGTTTCTCGACCCGCGCCAAGGCGGCTCGTATTGGCTGCGTGATGACTTTCCCACCGATGGCACCGGCTATGTCGTGGAACTGGTGCCCGGCAGGCGCATCCGCCTGTCCTGGCGGTGGTACCTGACCGATCTGCCGCCGACCTCGGTGCGGATTGAACTCAAAGAGACGAACGGCGAGACCCGTGTCAATCTGGAGCACGACGGTTTCGGACACGGTCCGGAGTGGGATCAGGAATATCAAGAGCATGAAGAGGGCTGGAGCAACCTGATGGGCTTTTTGTGGAACCATCTGTACAGCGATGAACCTTCGAAAGTGTGA
- a CDS encoding AAA family ATPase, translating into MKRYLKELIIGVGVATIAFVAFNFQQLTVPFLLLFAILLTFAFVADRNRGATAAVSHEVAKSHRIEFDQIGGQDMAKRELTEALDFLRHRDKIKQLGINPLKGIILTGPPGTGKTLLAKAAATYTDSVFVAASGSEFVEMYVGVGASRVRQMFQKARAQAKKEGKDSAIIFIDEIDVIGGKRGGNQSHQEYDQTLNQLLTEMDGMQTTSSPLVLVIAATNRLDMLDPALIRPGRFDRQIKVDLPDKHGRLHILQIQTKNRPLADTVDLEKVASEAYGFSGAQLESLCNEAAIMAMRENKDKIEQIHFRDSVDKVLLGERTGKRPRQEELERVAVHELGHAIVSESVRKASVSHITIAPRGNALGFVRQVPESDGYLYTYDQLVNQIKIALGGTVAEELIYGNRSTGAQGDIQQATNMARTIVACGLSALGIVDIDNLQRNVLDEEIRRIFAEIYEATRELLSVYRDGINELAVDLVRDENMSGDEFRAWMAVNEKQPVAV; encoded by the coding sequence ATGAAACGCTACCTCAAAGAGCTGATCATCGGGGTGGGAGTTGCGACGATCGCCTTTGTCGCGTTTAACTTCCAACAATTGACCGTTCCGTTTTTGTTGTTGTTCGCTATTTTGCTGACCTTTGCCTTTGTCGCGGACCGCAACCGCGGTGCGACAGCTGCCGTTTCGCATGAAGTGGCGAAATCGCACCGCATCGAGTTCGACCAGATCGGCGGCCAGGACATGGCGAAGCGCGAGTTGACCGAAGCGCTTGACTTCCTGCGCCACCGCGACAAGATCAAGCAGCTCGGCATCAACCCGCTGAAAGGCATCATCCTGACCGGCCCTCCGGGCACCGGCAAGACGTTGCTGGCGAAAGCGGCTGCGACGTACACCGACTCGGTGTTTGTAGCAGCGTCCGGTTCGGAGTTCGTCGAGATGTATGTCGGCGTCGGCGCTTCCCGCGTGCGCCAGATGTTCCAAAAGGCCCGTGCGCAGGCGAAAAAAGAAGGCAAAGACTCGGCGATCATCTTTATCGACGAGATCGATGTGATCGGCGGCAAGCGCGGCGGCAACCAGTCGCACCAGGAGTATGATCAGACCTTGAACCAGCTGCTCACCGAGATGGACGGCATGCAGACCACGTCTTCGCCGCTCGTGCTGGTGATCGCAGCGACCAACCGTCTGGACATGCTCGACCCGGCGCTGATCCGTCCGGGCCGCTTCGACCGTCAGATCAAAGTCGATCTGCCGGACAAGCACGGTCGCTTGCACATCTTGCAGATCCAGACCAAGAACCGCCCGCTGGCCGACACTGTCGACCTTGAGAAAGTCGCTTCCGAAGCGTACGGCTTCTCCGGCGCACAGCTGGAGAGCTTGTGCAACGAAGCGGCGATCATGGCGATGCGTGAAAACAAAGACAAGATCGAGCAGATCCACTTCCGCGATTCGGTCGACAAAGTGCTGCTCGGCGAGCGCACCGGCAAGCGGCCGCGCCAAGAGGAACTGGAACGCGTCGCCGTGCACGAACTGGGCCATGCGATCGTCAGCGAATCGGTGCGCAAAGCGTCCGTCTCGCACATCACGATCGCCCCGCGCGGCAACGCCTTGGGCTTCGTCCGTCAAGTGCCGGAGTCGGATGGCTACCTGTACACCTACGATCAGTTGGTCAACCAGATCAAGATCGCGCTCGGCGGCACCGTCGCCGAAGAGCTGATCTACGGCAACCGTTCGACCGGCGCGCAAGGCGACATCCAACAGGCGACCAACATGGCGCGCACGATCGTCGCTTGCGGTCTGTCCGCGCTCGGCATCGTCGACATCGACAACTTGCAGCGCAATGTGCTCGATGAAGAGATCCGCCGCATTTTTGCAGAGATCTATGAGGCAACCCGTGAACTGTTGTCCGTCTACCGAGACGGCATCAACGAGCTGGCGGTCGACCTCGTCCGCGATGAAAACATGTCGGGTGACGAGTTCCGTGCCTGGATGGCTGTGAATGAAAAGCAGCCGGTTGCGGTGTAA
- a CDS encoding DUF4264 family protein: MEETKLVTLGTAEFDNPSDLYYVVDFLNHTLKERGFVFGLSKGEEGLLNISVYEEYDQ; encoded by the coding sequence ATGGAAGAAACCAAACTCGTCACACTGGGCACGGCGGAATTTGACAATCCGAGCGATCTCTATTATGTGGTCGATTTTTTGAATCACACATTAAAAGAACGCGGTTTCGTGTTTGGTCTGAGCAAGGGTGAAGAAGGTCTCCTCAATATTTCCGTGTATGAAGAATACGATCAGTAG
- the surE gene encoding 5'/3'-nucleotidase SurE, whose translation MRILISNDDGWQAEGIRVLAERLKKVGKVVVVAPDRQRSAAGHGITLHRPLFVQYHKLCEGVDAYAVSGTPADCVKIGVNEIMKDAPPDIVVSGINEGSNLGNDVMYSGTVSAAIEGAIQGIPSIAVSQCGTGHFDYTGAAEFTAKLIGQVLQHGIPKDTVLNVNYPPIKPDAVQGVKISTLGERRYHNDFQKHYSPRGEAYYWLAGDLKDLDVAPDSDIQAIKDGYIAVSPVHFDFTHFGLINDLKKWTLD comes from the coding sequence ATGCGTATTTTGATCTCCAACGATGACGGCTGGCAGGCGGAAGGCATCCGCGTCCTCGCCGAACGATTGAAAAAAGTGGGCAAAGTGGTCGTCGTTGCCCCCGACCGCCAGCGCAGCGCCGCCGGTCACGGCATCACCTTACATAGACCTTTGTTCGTTCAGTACCATAAACTCTGCGAAGGCGTGGACGCCTACGCCGTCTCCGGCACGCCGGCCGACTGCGTGAAGATCGGCGTCAACGAAATCATGAAGGATGCGCCGCCTGATATTGTGGTATCAGGAATTAACGAAGGGAGCAACCTAGGAAATGACGTCATGTACTCCGGCACCGTCTCGGCTGCCATCGAAGGGGCGATTCAAGGCATCCCGTCGATCGCCGTCTCGCAATGCGGAACCGGACATTTTGACTATACGGGCGCTGCCGAATTTACGGCTAAACTGATCGGTCAGGTGCTCCAGCACGGCATTCCCAAAGACACCGTGCTCAACGTCAACTACCCGCCGATCAAGCCGGACGCCGTGCAGGGCGTGAAGATCTCCACCCTCGGCGAGCGCCGCTACCATAACGACTTTCAGAAGCACTACAGCCCGCGCGGCGAGGCGTACTATTGGCTGGCCGGCGATCTCAAAGATTTGGACGTCGCGCCCGATTCGGACATCCAAGCGATCAAAGACGGCTACATCGCCGTTTCACCGGTACACTTTGATTTCACCCATTTTGGCCTGATCAACGACCTGAAAAAATGGACGCTTGACTAG
- a CDS encoding amidohydrolase encodes MGRTLIHSAVIVTAKEDSWIPEGYLIVEGNRIAEVGTGAYQGATEGFDRVIDAKGKLAMPGLINTHGHAAMTLLRGYADDLPLQTWLEERCWPIEAKMTDEDIYWGTQLAILEMLKGGTTTFTDMYFSMEHVAKATEASGIRACLSRGIIGFPPDGEKKLAEAIAFSKEYHGKANNRITVTFGPHAPYTCPPEFLKRVVAASEELNLPIQIHLSETAREVEECVAQHGMSPIKLMEELGVFTRPTLAAHCVHLSDEDIEIMAKHDVRVAHNPDSNLKLGSGVAPVLKMLEKGLTVGLGTDGAASNNNLDMFEEMRMAAMLHKGVNQDAIAVSAFKALEMATTDGARALFLEDTLGTLQQGALADLLLVDIDQPHFYPRHNMIAHLVYSAGSRDVTHVFVDGELVVEDRKVLTMDEQQIYAEVQRVCERLFAE; translated from the coding sequence ATGGGACGCACGCTGATTCACAGCGCAGTCATCGTGACTGCTAAGGAAGATTCCTGGATTCCGGAAGGCTACTTGATCGTGGAAGGCAACCGCATCGCGGAGGTCGGCACGGGCGCTTACCAAGGCGCGACAGAAGGGTTTGACCGCGTGATCGACGCGAAAGGCAAGCTGGCGATGCCGGGCCTGATCAACACGCACGGCCATGCGGCGATGACGCTGTTGCGCGGCTATGCGGACGATCTCCCGCTGCAGACCTGGCTGGAGGAGCGCTGCTGGCCGATCGAAGCGAAGATGACCGATGAAGACATCTACTGGGGCACGCAACTGGCGATCCTCGAGATGCTGAAAGGCGGCACCACGACATTTACCGACATGTATTTCTCGATGGAACATGTGGCGAAAGCGACGGAAGCATCGGGCATCCGCGCCTGCTTGTCGCGCGGCATCATCGGGTTCCCGCCGGACGGGGAGAAGAAGCTGGCCGAAGCGATCGCGTTCAGCAAGGAGTACCACGGCAAAGCGAACAACCGCATCACCGTGACTTTTGGCCCGCACGCGCCGTACACCTGCCCGCCGGAATTCCTCAAGCGCGTGGTGGCTGCGTCGGAAGAGCTGAACCTGCCGATCCAGATCCACCTGTCCGAAACGGCGCGCGAAGTGGAAGAGTGTGTGGCACAGCACGGCATGTCGCCGATCAAGCTGATGGAAGAGCTCGGCGTGTTCACTCGTCCGACCCTGGCGGCACATTGCGTGCATCTGTCGGACGAAGACATCGAGATCATGGCGAAGCATGACGTCCGTGTCGCGCACAACCCGGATTCCAACCTCAAGCTCGGCTCCGGCGTCGCGCCGGTGTTGAAGATGCTGGAAAAAGGCCTGACCGTGGGCCTTGGCACCGACGGTGCCGCTTCGAACAACAACTTGGATATGTTCGAAGAGATGCGCATGGCGGCGATGCTGCACAAAGGCGTCAACCAGGATGCGATCGCGGTCAGCGCATTCAAAGCGCTCGAGATGGCGACCACCGACGGCGCGCGCGCCCTGTTCCTCGAAGACACGCTCGGCACCTTGCAGCAAGGCGCACTGGCCGACCTGCTGCTCGTCGACATCGACCAGCCGCACTTCTACCCGCGCCACAACATGATCGCGCACCTCGTCTACTCCGCAGGTTCCCGCGACGTGACCCACGTCTTCGTGGACGGCGAACTCGTCGTGGAAGACCGCAAAGTCCTGACTATGGACGAACAGCAGATCTACGCGGAAGTGCAGCGCGTCTGTGAGCGTTTGTTCGCAGAGTAA
- a CDS encoding class II aldolase/adducin family protein → MTQQILEQNRELVARTKGEVLRASLNMYRSGLVAAVWGNVSARVPGTDLVVITPSGVDYETLTEDMLCVMDLNTEEVVEGSYKPSSERLLHLAVYRAREDVLGVMHTHSNYASAFSVAHKDIPPVVEDLAQVVGGSVTCSKYALPGTPDLGKNVVKALGKKGAVLLANHGVVGVGHTVDEAFRTCLIVEKGAQIHAFAKMIGNPVLLSLEDVEHLRHEYRHSYGQK, encoded by the coding sequence ATGACACAGCAAATTTTGGAACAGAACCGCGAACTCGTCGCCCGCACCAAAGGCGAAGTCCTGCGCGCTTCCCTGAACATGTACCGCTCGGGTCTCGTCGCCGCCGTCTGGGGCAACGTCTCCGCACGCGTGCCGGGCACCGATCTGGTCGTGATCACGCCAAGCGGCGTCGATTATGAGACGCTGACCGAAGACATGCTTTGCGTGATGGACCTGAACACAGAAGAAGTGGTCGAAGGCAGCTACAAGCCCTCCTCGGAGCGCCTGCTGCATCTGGCGGTCTACCGCGCCCGCGAAGACGTGCTTGGCGTCATGCATACGCACAGCAACTATGCCAGCGCGTTCTCGGTCGCGCACAAAGACATTCCGCCGGTGGTCGAAGATCTGGCCCAGGTGGTCGGCGGCTCTGTGACTTGCTCGAAGTACGCGCTGCCGGGCACGCCCGACCTCGGCAAAAATGTCGTCAAGGCATTGGGCAAAAAAGGGGCGGTGCTGCTGGCGAACCACGGCGTGGTCGGCGTTGGCCATACGGTCGACGAAGCGTTCCGCACCTGCCTGATTGTGGAAAAAGGCGCGCAGATTCACGCTTTTGCGAAAATGATCGGCAACCCGGTGCTTCTGTCGCTGGAGGACGTCGAGCACCTGCGCCACGAGTATCGCCACAGCTACGGGCAGAAATAG
- the mtnA gene encoding S-methyl-5-thioribose-1-phosphate isomerase → MQPLRFTGRTLEVLDQTLLPEQEVWETCDTYELVAEAIEKMKVRGAPAIGATAAYGIAIGAQQGLELSKGEYLSYLEGVCERLAKTRPTAVNLFWAIKRMRALISENADLDVADLAKLIIGEANLIAEEDVRLNKQMGQHGLPYIPDNARILTHCNTGSLATVDYGTALGVIRAAHDAGKNVTVYADETRPYLQGARLTAFELHRDNIPVTVVTDSMAGYLMQQGMVDLVIVGADRITANGDAANKIGTYSLAVLAKHHGIPFYVAAPMSTVDYELETGASIEIEQRSSDEVVFIGGKRMAPEGVPALHPAFDVTPHELITAIITDKGAVERPDTERMAQLK, encoded by the coding sequence ATGCAACCTTTGCGCTTTACGGGCAGAACGTTAGAAGTGCTGGATCAGACTTTGCTCCCGGAGCAGGAAGTCTGGGAAACGTGTGATACATATGAACTGGTCGCCGAAGCGATCGAGAAGATGAAAGTGCGCGGCGCGCCGGCGATCGGCGCGACGGCCGCCTACGGCATCGCGATCGGGGCTCAACAGGGACTGGAGCTGTCGAAAGGCGAGTACCTGTCCTATCTGGAAGGCGTTTGCGAGCGCCTCGCCAAGACGCGCCCGACGGCGGTCAACCTGTTCTGGGCGATCAAGCGCATGCGCGCTTTGATCTCCGAAAACGCCGATCTGGACGTGGCCGACCTCGCCAAGCTGATCATTGGCGAAGCGAACCTGATTGCCGAAGAGGACGTGCGCCTGAACAAACAGATGGGCCAGCACGGCCTGCCGTACATTCCGGACAACGCGCGCATTCTGACGCACTGCAACACCGGCTCGCTGGCGACGGTCGACTACGGCACGGCGCTCGGCGTGATCCGCGCGGCTCACGATGCGGGCAAAAACGTCACCGTCTACGCTGACGAGACCCGCCCGTACCTGCAAGGGGCGCGGCTGACCGCCTTCGAACTGCACCGCGACAACATCCCTGTCACCGTGGTCACCGACTCGATGGCCGGCTACCTGATGCAGCAGGGCATGGTCGACCTCGTCATCGTCGGCGCCGACCGCATCACGGCAAACGGCGACGCGGCGAATAAGATCGGCACCTACTCGCTGGCGGTGCTGGCGAAGCATCACGGCATTCCGTTCTATGTGGCCGCCCCGATGTCGACGGTCGACTATGAGCTGGAGACCGGCGCGAGCATCGAGATCGAGCAGCGTTCGTCCGATGAAGTGGTCTTCATCGGCGGCAAGCGCATGGCACCGGAGGGCGTACCGGCCTTGCATCCGGCGTTTGACGTGACGCCGCATGAGCTGATCACGGCGATCATCACCGACAAGGGCGCGGTGGAGCGCCCCGACACGGAGCGCATGGCGCAGCTGAAGTAA
- the mtnP gene encoding S-methyl-5'-thioadenosine phosphorylase: MHAEYAIIGGTGVYDPAMLQDAERHTIETPYGTAEVTLGTYAGKRVAFMPRHGYKHSVAPHKINYRANIRALKQLGVHTVLATAAVGSLKKELAPGDLVLVNDFLDMTKSRPQTFYEGAPEGVVHIDMTDAYCGRIRQHLAAVAGSQNIAVKQDGVYVTTEGPRFETPAEIRLYAAWGGDVVGMTSVPEVILAKESEMCYATVAMVTNYCTGISSHPLTHQEVVDTMKENVQKIRELFFHAIESDKGERTCACPHALAELGSL; the protein is encoded by the coding sequence ATGCATGCAGAATATGCAATCATCGGCGGGACGGGCGTCTACGATCCGGCGATGCTGCAAGACGCAGAACGACATACGATCGAGACGCCATACGGCACGGCCGAAGTCACGCTCGGCACGTATGCCGGCAAGCGCGTGGCGTTTATGCCGCGCCACGGGTACAAGCACAGCGTGGCGCCGCATAAGATCAATTACCGGGCCAATATCCGCGCGCTGAAACAGCTCGGCGTGCACACCGTGCTGGCGACGGCTGCGGTCGGCTCCTTGAAAAAAGAGCTGGCGCCGGGCGACCTCGTGCTCGTCAACGATTTCCTCGACATGACGAAAAGCCGCCCGCAGACCTTTTATGAAGGCGCTCCGGAAGGCGTCGTGCACATCGACATGACTGACGCTTACTGCGGCCGCATCCGCCAGCATCTCGCCGCTGTGGCGGGAAGTCAGAACATCGCCGTCAAGCAAGACGGCGTGTACGTGACCACCGAAGGACCGCGCTTCGAGACCCCGGCGGAGATCCGCCTGTACGCGGCCTGGGGCGGCGATGTGGTCGGGATGACGTCGGTGCCGGAAGTGATCCTCGCCAAAGAGTCGGAGATGTGCTATGCGACGGTGGCGATGGTCACCAACTATTGCACGGGCATCTCGTCGCATCCGCTGACGCATCAGGAAGTGGTCGACACGATGAAAGAGAACGTGCAGAAGATCCGCGAGCTGTTTTTCCACGCCATCGAGAGCGACAAGGGAGAGCGCACCTGCGCCTGCCCGCACGCTTTGGCCGAACTGGGCTCGCTGTAA